GCTGTAAGGTCAATAAGACCGTGAAGAAGGAGATTgaattctttcttttatatataccgactcaattgtatatttattatactATGATACATTCCTCGATAGCAATAGaaattattgtttaaattttttttcctatatttAAAATTAGTAAGTCATTATTTCAcgtataaatattatttttaccgcttaaacaatttttttatcaattaagaCAAATATAGCCCCCATactatatattattcttttcattCAATAATACTTGTTTACAACTGATTTtgcatatttttaaagaaactataaatacaagaaattttttatcatatcaccttttgaatataagaaataggtataatacataaatatatcctttaacttggcttcaaatcacatttatgcccttcaactttggatgtgcacaagtagagACTTAagcttgtataaagttgaacaaacagacacatgtcctacatgtcattttttatcctACGTGTATTTTGACATGTAgaactcatgtgtttatttatttaaaatttgaatagttaAAATGTCTGTTTGTGCGTTATGAAAGTTGGAGATCAATACTAAAATTTAAAGCCAAATTTAGggtcaatatatgtattatgtctaaTTAATACTATGTCttgaaatatgtaatagaaaAATAACCATACCTAATGATAAGTGTGAATTAGGAACTAAGTGTAGAATTATCTAGCGATTTCATAAAGTAGACAAGTATTGTTGCatgtttcaaaataatatagtgGACAACTATTATTAGATAGAGGAGAGTATTAATAAGAAgaagttttatattttgaactattgttgGATGAATAGAGTAGTAAAAGGGAATAAATGTATTTCATACGAGCAACATGACATTTATTTCCGTTCTAATAGTTCGTAAAAGGGAATAAATGTATTTCGTACGAGCAACATGACATTTATTTCCGTTCTAATAGTTCGTAAAAAGAAATACATGTATTTCCTACGAGCAACGTTACTTCTGTTTCCGTTCTAATAGTTCAAGGATATTTTTGAAACCACAAAATCAAATTAGGAgcatttttattcaattttcaattttgaatagtTGAGGGGTTAACCCTAACTAGGGTTTAAGCTAAAAATCACCCCCAAATCGATTTTCTCTTCTTTCGCTTATCAAATTACTCTTCAAtcttcaagttcttcttcaCGGTTCTGCTGAATTTAGGTATAATTCCATAGTTTTCGCTTCTAGCAATGCCAAAAAAGAGTAATTCGAAGAAGCCTAAAGCAGTGGAAGTAGCAGCAGCTGCTGTTGTAGAAAAGGAGAAACCAGTTTCTTCGTCTAAACCCAAAAAGCCCGGCAGTGAAATCGACGATATATTTGCcggaaaaaagagaaagaaaccGGAATTACAAGAAAAATCAAGCGGAGTTGCTGTTACAGAGCCGAAAAAGGCTAAGAAAAGCAAAGAAAATAGTGGTAGGATTCCGAAAGATAATGTGTTATCTGAGCCACCACGTCGGTCGAGGAAGAAAACGGCAGATGGGTTTACTTTATACACAGAAGAGGAGTTGGGTATTGGGAGGTCTAATGCTGGAGGTACTTCACTTTGCCCTTTTGATTGTGACTGTTGTTTTTAgtgaattttgaaagaaattgtTTGAGATTGAATGAATTATATCAGTTTTGTAATGAATTTGTAGTAGTATATGTCCGTTTCGAGGAtgaaattttgttctttttactGACTGGTGTAAGCTGTAACAGTTTTATTTGAATGCATGAGGAATTTTGTTTATAGATGTGAAGTTTTCGTTTTGGCGATGCATATTCAATTGTCTAGATTTTTGAAGCTGTTTCGAGTTGGGTTTGTGTATTCATGGAATTGTTCCCAATACACTTAGAGATTGAAGAAAAACTGAGTACACCTGATTGTATCTGTAAAATGGTAACATAAATTAGGATTATTTGGTTAAGTTTTGAGTGTGAAAGGATGTGCATATGATTTCCAGTTTTGAATAAGCAAACTTGGCTGCGGCATTTAGCTTACAAGTGAAATCCTAGATGGTTTACCTGTAACATGGTCTCCTGGATCTATGAATGGATGCTGATGCTGTTTAGGTATTTTTATTGCTGATAGGTAGATAAACCGTATAATGAGGCATCTTCGCCCGATTCCCCTAGTCATTCAATACATACTTTGTTTGGATAAAAGGAGCTAGACAATGTGATGGAAAAATGCATGCGGAGGAAGTAGTCCAAATCACCAAGTTCATCAAGGAAAAGTTAAAGCACAGACCATAAAACCAATCTaacaataaattttttggaaCCTATAAAGATGATATCTTTGTTATATCTATGCTAAAGGAAATGGGTAACTATACTCATTGTGGGAGTTAAGCATAGAGTTGTTTGGCCCACCTCTGCACAATTGTTGCTTGTAAAATAAGGAACAAAAAGAGTAACTAGCCCAAAGATTTTCTTTAAGGCAGTGTAATATGCAGCTAGTAAACTTGGGTAGACTAGTAAGGATCAACAAGGTCTTGCGGTTGCTCCACGTAATCAGTCAGCTACCCTTGATAAGAGCATCTTTAATGTCGAACTGACAAATGGACCagcgtgagagagagagggagaaagagAGAGATTTGTCGTCAGGAACAGGACAGCAATGATTGTGGTGTATAGACCAACTTCGTGTTCATCGACTAATTCCTCCGGATACTTGCCACCTCCCACTAGCAATAGGTACTAGGTTACTCTACCTAGCAAGGCTAGTAAATAGTTGTCGTCGCTTTTATACTGAGGATAAAGGTGACATCCCTACATCTGAATATTGGGTTGGACAAAAGAGCCAAATTACCAAccaaatcttaaattttaaacgACGGAGCTTTGCCGATATGAGGGATGAAATTTGCTACAAAACTGGTTGCTGGACAGGCCCAATGACGTGTCCATCAGTGAAGAAAGCATGCTTAAACTGTCAATTTTGATTATGGTTGTTGGTCATTGCATTTGTCGTAGCCAGGATGTTCATGTTCACCCCCTTCtgcattattttattgttagatGTGTTCATGAATGACTGCTAAGGCAGGAAGGTATAAGCAGTTGCATCAAGACGTGCTTCACATATACTCAGCCTTGGTCATAACTTTGCAAAAGTTAGAGATGATATCATGCGAAATGTCATGATAGCTAAGGCATCAGAGGAAATAGGTAGGTAGACCAGTATGAGTACAGTGTAGACACTGTGGGTGTAGGACACACGTCTATTAACAAGCTAATGAAGCTTAcctataaacacataagtaGTCAGGTCCCTAACTTAATGCAGGAAGTGGTATTTGGTATCAATATCATCCAAGCATTGCGACAATCAGGTAATTATAAAGAAGTGGGGTTAAGACCGTATGGATCATTGCACGTATCCATCTGAATGGCATGCTTGTGCTGTTTAATTAGTTCCAGATTTGGCGATCTGATGAAGATGTTTCATCTGGGAGTTTGGAGTCACCGATCTGACCAACATCTCCAAGACCAGTTAGAAAAAGATCAAACCACTTCGAGTAGTTCATTAACTTAGCATATCTGGAAATTGGAACAAGGTCCTTAATGTGAAGAAAGGGTTTAAACATGAtgggaagaaaagaaaatttatgcTCTAGGAGCAAAAGCAGCAAGTCGAAGGCTAGAGAATGGTGTTGGCAGCATGCTGATGGCAATCAGAGCAATGTACGAAGGCTGGGAAGTTGGCACATAAAAGCGTCATGGAGGGAGAAAAGTTGAGGTGTTTGTCAGAGTAACCTGTTAGTCAGTAACGCTGAGGAGAGGGACTGAGCATGCAGCTAGAAATAGGAGAGTGATTAACCTAAGGtcgtaaaaaatataaaattacgaGCATCATCACGTGTTTTTATTGATTTGGTTCTTTATATAGCTGAAACATTTTCGTCTCACTAGTCGACTAAACATTTGTTTTCCAGCTAGCTCATCCTGGAGACCTTCATAAAGTGCCTATTACTTGTTTGAACTGTGAAGAATTACTTGCACAATTTACTCATTTTGCTTCGTAATACTGATCTCCTTTGTGGCTCACGATATTATGCTTACTTcccttattttgatttttttaaataatttgtttaacaTTGAGTTTTATGTACTAACTAAACCATTGCCCAAAGTTTTAGGGCcggttttcctaaagtcctttTCTTCCCTCTTCAATTATGGGTAATATTCGATAGTCCATCCGTTATGTGGCACCTTTAGTATTTCGAGATTCAAATGAGTATTAAATATTTCATGCTTGAATTCATggttaaaatttaattgtttgAATCTCCAAATTTGAGTTGTGCTATATAAATTAGAATAAAGGGAATACTATTTATGAAtagttaaatttaataaagtcaAAAAGGGATAGaatcaaaaatattaatgagACATTTATCATTAGCCGTTGGCTATAATACatgattagttttttttattagagATTGAGATagcttaataaaatataatttttgggtAATTGTAtatttgagataaaaaaaaatacaaacatcTTTTGGTTCTACTTGATTTTTCCAACTTTTTTTCACACCATAGAtatttccattttcttttttcacacAAAATAGATACTACTACTATGCAAAgaagtttttcttttatcaacATGAATTGTGGTGCACCAGTGGGAGTGATTCACCCTTAAATAGAGATCTCGGGCTTGAGCCCTAGGTATGGAGAAGATCTTGTTGGGAGCGTCACCTCGAATGGGCCCTGCAGTGCGCAATTCGAATTTAGTCGGAGCTTAgataaaaaatatcaagattattgttttatatattcTAATCTTAGTTGAACGGAGTTAACTGGTACCTGTTGATGATGGACAGTGACAATTATTCCATGGAATTAGTTGAGATACATAAAAGTTGGTTTGGACACCATGGtcattaaaacaaaaagaacTTTGACAAAAACTTGGAAGATAAAATCTTATATGAGGGGCACCTTGATACCTGTTACGGATGGAAAGTGACATGTATTTTGTGCCTTTATGGAATCAGTTGAAATGCATGAAAGCTGATTCAGACAACATGATCATTAAAAAGGCAACAGAAAAAGGTCAAAATTGCCCATGAACTATGCGAAATAGATTACTTATACTCTCAATTACATTTTGGGATAAAAAATATCCTCGCCGTTATCTTAGGAGACCATAAATACCCTCAAGAGTTAACACCCCAATTTTCACGTCACATGGGATTAATTCCTCCACCTAAGCGTTGTCAACTAAGATTCACTACAAACCTTTAGTGGCAACAAAGTTGCCACAAAAGTTATGAGTGATTTTTAGTGACGACTAAGGCTCCAACAACCATTCGCTAGTAAAATCTagttttttcaacaaaaaaaaaagataattaattttcgATTGCAacttaattttctaaaataaataacttgcaatatcaatattaaaaacaccCAATATTATTACGAAGAATCATAAAAATTACTTCTGGATTCACATCTCTTACTATATAATGCATCATTgtacaatttatacatttacatataacataaaaataaaacatacagTGTCTTCAAACTCCTACTTAATcgttatcattttttttaataaaaaaagaataaagaaaaaaaaacacaaaattagaatttaatgttaaaaatttTTAGTGACGATTTTTTGGGCTTTTGTGGCGACTATTGTCGTCGCTAAAGGTCTAGTACTTTTTTGCAGTGAATTCTAGTTGGCGATGCTTAGGTGGAAGGATTAGTCCCACGTGGCTTGCCAAGTCAATGAAAATATGGGGTGTTAACTCTTGAGGGTATATGTGGTCTCTTAGGGTAACATCAGGGACATTTTTTATCCCAAAATGTAACGACGTGTATAAGTGATCTATTTTCACATAGTTCACGGACATTTTTTATCCCAAAATGTAACGAAGGGTATAAGTGTTCTATATCACATAGTTCCCGGGacaattttgacccttttccgaaAAAACAAACTTGACAGAGAACTGGGAAGATAAAACTTTATATGAGGAGCATTTGGAAGGTGAAGTTGTATGTACCACTCCCTCAAGGTCATTACAAAAGGGTCTTGTAAAAGTTTAGCAAAAAAAGTGTCTAGAAATTTTATCATCGAAAAATTTCATTAGCTAACACTTATGAGAAAATCATAATCTTCTAATTCATGTTGAGTGAGCcctaaatgtaaaaaaaaaaagcatgagTTATGGTGAGACTATAGGAATTGTTCCACGGGTCCTTATGGgtccaattttttttccttctgaaaaagactttatgaggacctctatGATGAGTTGGGAAATCATTACGTATAGTCCCACCAATATAGGGCCTATTTTCGTATTTACCAACCAATTTTTAGGAATTACGccactttttcaatttttaggaaaacatcCATGAATTTAGCGCTTTGcaacaattcatatttttttttgtaaaaactttatgaggaacTCCATAATAGGATGAAAATACTCATTACGGAGATACTcataaaaaattttgagaaaaaaatttgggtgCTCCAGGAGCCAGACCAATGGACTAATACACAAGAAAAATCAGTGAATTTGAGCAACTCTTAAAAAAGGACTTGTAATGCAAAAATAGGCGttaaaaaatagtataagtATACGTGAAGGTTCACCAACTCATTACAGAGACCCTAATAAAGTTCTTTGAGATTTTTTTGAGTGTTCCAAGGCGCTAGATCCATACACTAATACACTAGAAAACTCCATGAATTCGGGTGATTCTTAAAAGAGGGCTTGTATATGCGAAATGAGTGTTAAAAATGGTGCGAGTATACATGAAGGTTCTCGACTTATTACGTAGGTCCTcataaaaaattttgagaaaaaatatttggttGCACCGTGCGCAAGattcatgggctaatacacgaaaaattgagaaatatggGTGATTCTTAAAAAAAGTTTGTAAATGCCGAAATGGGCGTTAAAATGGTGTTTGTATACATGATAGTTCCTCAACTCATTGTGTAGAatctcataaagttttttgagaaattatttttagtgaTTCGGACGTGAAattcatgggctaatacacaaaaaaaagaagtgaattagggtgattttttaaaaaaggtttgTAAGTGCGAAAATGTGTGTTAAAAAATAGTGTGAGCATACGTAAAGGTTCCCAAAGTCATTAGAGAGATCCTTAcaaatgtttttgagaaaaacATTTTGGGTGTTCCGGGTGCCAAATCCATAGGCTAGTAGtacatacaaaaaatataagaatttgAGCGTTTTTTAAAAAGTGGTTTGTAAATGCGGAAATGCGCTTTAAAAAATGGTATGAGTATACTTGAAGTTTCCTTAGCTCATTAAGGAGGTCCTtctaaagttttttgagaaaaatattttaggtgcTCCGAGCGTCAGTTTTATGGGCTAACACACGAGAAAGATCGTTGACTTTTGGCAATTCTTAAAAAAAGGCTTATAAATGCAGAAATGACGTTGAAAATTGTGTGAGTATTCGAGAAGCTTCCCCAACTCATTAAGGAGATTCTTATAAAGTGTTTGAGGAAAAATTTCTTGGTGTTTCGTGTGCTAGATCCATGGGATAATACGAatgaaaaattgatgaatttaggCGATTCTTAAAAAGGAATTGTAAAtgtgaaaatgaaatttaaatctATGTGAATATACGTGAAGGATTCCCAACGCATTACAGAGGTTCTCttaaaaaattttgagaaaaaatttggaTGGTCTGGGTACTAGATCCATGGGTTAATAATGGTGTGGGTATACGTTAAAGTTCCCCAACTCATTGCGAAGATCCTCATAAAATTTATTGAGGAATTTTTTTTGGGTGCTTGTGCGCCAGAACTATGACTAGTActcaaaaaattgatgaatttgggtaattcttaaaaaaatggCTTGTAAATGTGGAAATGAATGTTAAAAAAGTGGTATCCGTAAACGTGAAGGTTCTCCAATCATTACAGATGTCCTCATaaactttttaaagaaaaatattttggatgGTCCGAACGCTAGttccatgggctaatacacatgtAAAATTTGTGAATTTGGGTGATTATTCAAAATGGGCTTGTAAATGCAGAAACGGGTTTTAAAATAGTGTGAGTTTTACATGAATATTCACCAACTCATTATGGAgatcctcataaagttttttgaaaaaatatattttgagttCTTTGGTAGCCTAATTCATAGGCTAATATACACATGAGTAATAGAAGAATTTAGGTGATTCTTGAAAGATGACTCATAAATATGGAAATGGGTGTCAAAAAATGATGTAAATATATGTGAAGGATCCCCAACTCATCACGGAGGTCGTCATAAACTTTTTACGAAAAGTATTTTGGGTGCTAGGGGCACCAGATCCATGGGCATACATGAAATTTGTGAATTTGGGCTATTCATAAAAAAGCCTTGTAATTGCGGAAACAGACGTTAAAAATTGTGTGAGTATACATGAAGGTTCCCAATCTCATTACTGAGGTCCTTATAACATTTTCGAAAATTTCATTGGATGTTGCGGGCAccagatccatgggctaatacacatgaaaaattgataatttgagGGACTTTTAAAAGAAGCTTGTAAATGCGAAAATGGACGTTAAAAAGTGGTGTGAGTGTACATTGAAGGTTTCCTAATTCAATACAAAGATCCTTATAaagtttttgagaaaaaaattcagGTGCTCCGGATACCATATACATGGGCTAATATACACGAAAACTAGGGGATTTTAGCTGATTCTTAAAAAGGAGCTTATAAATGCGGAATGGAGTTagaaatggtgtgagtatatgtgaagcTTCCTTAATTCAATAAGGAGTTCCCCATAAAGttttttcagaatttttttttggagatcGAGACGCTAGattcatgggctaatacacacgaaaaatcaGTGAATTCGGTCGACTCTTATAAGAAGCTTGTATATGTGGAAATAGACATTAATGAATGGTGTGATTGTATGTAAATGTTTCCTAATTCAATACGGAGATCCTTATatagttttttgagaaaaaaactcAGGTGCTCCGGGCTCCATATCCATGGACTAATATACACGAAACTAGGGATTTTGGGTGATTCTTTAAAAGGTCTTTTAAATACGGAATGGAgttaaaaatggtgtgagtatatgtAAAGGTTCCTTAATTCAATACGGAGGTCCCCATAAagttttttaagaatttttttttttggtgatccagaagcTAAATTCATTggctaatacacatgaaaaattggTGATTTGGGTAATTGTTAAAAAAGAGCTTGTGAATGAGAAAATGAGCGTTAAAAAGTGTGAGTATACGTGATGGTTTCCCAACTCATTATGGAGGTTCTcattaagtcttttgaaaaaaaattggatcTTCAAGCGCCACAATCATGGATTAATACAcaagaaaaattggttaattcGGACGATTCTAAAAAAAGGCTTGTAAATGCGAAAATTGCGTTTTAATAATTGTGTAAATATACTTGAAGGTAACCCAACTCACTATGGGGgacctcataaagttttttgagaaaatttttggGTACGCAGGCGCCACATCCGTGTGctaatatacacaaaaaattgGTGAATTCGAGCGACTCTTATAAGAAGATTGTAAATGCGGAAATGACCGTTAAAAAATTGTGTGAGTGTAAATGAAGGTTTCCTACTTCTATATGGAGATCCTTATAaaaatttttgagaagaaaAATTCAGGTGCTTCGAGTGTCATATACATGAGCTAATATACACGAAAACTAGAGAATTTTGGTTGATTCTTAAAAAGAGGCTTGTAAATGCGGATATAGgcgttaaatttttttgtgagaATACATGAAGGTTCCTCAACTCATTACGGAGGCCCTcataaaattttttgagaaaaataaatttttgtgcGCATGTGCCACATCCATGtgctaatacacacaaaaatcgGTGAATTTGGGCGACTCTTATAAGAATCTTGTAAATGCGAAAATGGACGTTAAAAAATTGTGTGAGTGTAAATGAAGGTTTCCTAATTCTATATGGAGATCcatataaagttttttgagaaaaaaaattcaggTGCTACGAGTGTCATATCCATGGGCTAATATACACAAAAACTAGAGAACTTTGGTTGATTCTTAAAAAGAGGCTTGTAAATACGAATATAGGCGTTAAAATTTATTGCGAGAATACGTGAAGGttccccaactcattacggagaccctcataaagttttttgagaaaaataattttttgcgCGCATGTGCCACATCCATGtgctaatacacacaaaaatcgGTGAATTCGAGCGACTCTTATAAGAAGATTGTAAATGCGGAAATGAATGTTAAAAAATTGTGTGAGTGTAAATGAAGGTTTCCTAATTCTATATGGAGATCCTTATAaagtttttgagaaaaaaaattcaggTGCTTCGAGAGTCATATCTATGGGCTAATATACACGAAAACTAGGGGATTTTGgttgatttttaaaaagaggCTTGTAAATGCGGATATAGGCGTTAAATTTTTTGTGAGAATATGTGAAGGTTCCCCAAATCATTACGGAGGccctcaaaattttttttgagaaaaataaatttgggcgCGCATGTGCCACATCCATGtgctaatacacacaaaaatttGTGAATTCGGGCGACTTTTATAACAATCTTGTAAATGCGGAAATGGACGTTAAAAAATTGTGTGAGTGTAAATGACGGTTTCCTAATTCTATATGGAGATCCTTATaatgttttttgagaaaaaattcaGATGCTTCGAGTTTCATATCAATGGGCTAATATACACGAAAACTAGGGAACTTTGGTTGATTCTTAAAAAGAGGCTTGTAAATGCGGATATAGGCGTTAAAATTTATTGCAATAATACGTGAAGGTTCACCAACTCATTACTGAGgccctcataaagttttttgagaaaaataagtgTTTGCGCGCATGTGCCACATCCATGTGCATTACACACAAAAATCAGTGAATTCGAGCGACTCTTATAAGAAGATTGTAAATGCGAAAATAGACGTTAAAAAATTGTGTGATTGTAAATGAAGGTTTCCTAATTCTATATGGAGATCCTCATAAAGTATTTTGAGAAGAAAAATTCAGCTGCTTCGATTGTCATATCAATGGCCTAATATACACGAAAACTAGGGGATTTTGGTTGATTCTTAGAAAGAGGCTTGTAAATGTGGATATAGGCATTAAAATTTATTGCGAGTATACGTGAAGGTCCCCCAACTCATTATAGAGgacctcataaagttttttgagaaaaataaatgtttgcGCGCATGTGCCACATCCATTtgctaatacacacaaaaatcgGTGAATTCGAGCGACTCCTATAAGTATATTGTAAATGCggaaatgaattttaaaaaattgtgtgagTGTAAATGAATGTTTCCTAATTCTATACGGAGAtccttataaagttttttaagaaaaaaaattcaggtGCTTCGAGTGTCATATCAATGGGCTAATATACACGAAAATTAGGGGACTTTGgttgatttttaaaaagaggCTTGTAAATGCGGATATAGGCGTTAAAATTTATTGCGAGAATATGTGAAGGTTTCACAAATCATTACGGAGgctcctcataaagttttttgagaaaaataaatttgggcgCGCATGTGCCACATCCATATGCTAATACACACAAAGATTAATTAATTGGGGCAACTCTTATAAGATGATTGTAGTACGGAAATGGACGTTAAAAAATTGTGTGAGTGTAAAATGAAAGTTTTCTAATTCTATATGGAGATCCTTATAATgtcttttgagaaaaaaaattcaggTGCTTCGAGTGTCATATCAATGGGCTAATATACACGAAAACTAGGGGACTTTGGTTGATTCTTAAAAAGAGACTTGAAAATGCGGATATAGGCGTTAAAACTTATTGCGAGAATACGGAGGCCttaataaagttttttgagaaaaataaatttgggcgCGCCTGTGCCACATTCATGTGCTAATACACAAAAATTAGGGGACTTTGGTTGATTCTCAAAAAGAGGCTTGAAAATGCGGATATAGGCGTTAAAATTTATTGCGAGAATACGTGAATGTTCCGCAACTCATTACGGAGgccctcataaagttttttgagcGAATAAATTTTTGCGCGCATGTGCCACATCCTTGTGCTAATACATACAAAATTCGGTGCATTCGAGCGACTCTTATAAGAATCTTGTAAATGCGGAAATGAACGTTATAAAATTGTGTGAGTGTATATGAAGGTTTCCTAGTTCTATATGGAGAtccttataaatttttttgagaaaaaaaattcaggTGCAACGAGTGTCATATCCAAGGGCTAATATACACGAAAACTTGAGGACTTTGGTTGATTCTTAAAAAGAGGCTTGTAAATGCGAATATAGGCGTTAAAATTTTTTGTGAGAATGCATGAAGGTTCCCAAATCATTACGGAGGCCCTCAAAAagtattttgagaaaaataaatttgggcgCGCATGTGCCACATCCATGtgctaatacacacaaaaatcgGTTAATTCGGGCCACTTTTATAAGAATCTTGTTAATGCGGAAATGGACGTTAAAAAATTGTGTGAGTGTAAATGACGGTTTCCTAATTCTATATGGAGATCCTTATaatgttttttgagaaaaaattcaGGTGCTACGAGTTTCATATACATGGGC
This portion of the Solanum pennellii chromosome 12, SPENNV200 genome encodes:
- the LOC107005648 gene encoding uncharacterized protein C6G9.01c, which produces MPKKSNSKKPKAVEVAAAAVVEKEKPVSSSKPKKPGSEIDDIFAGKKRKKPELQEKSSGVAVTEPKKAKKSKENSGRIPKDNVLSEPPRRSRKKTADGFTLYTEEELGIGRSNAGGTSLCPFDCDCCF